Proteins encoded within one genomic window of Onychostoma macrolepis isolate SWU-2019 chromosome 11, ASM1243209v1, whole genome shotgun sequence:
- the uts2b gene encoding prepro-urotensin II-beta isoform X2 — MASDGGYISPRQKQDGHIETRPSRLKSRKKESLRVSVRVGMMCKLFLSFALLLTIIEPLLGHPLIHSAEMTYARPEEEQMVSPEDLSYSEQAYLSQGGVGFGYPSLITGDISSDGLRTAGFVPNKAAKEVLLEKPLLSRFLGSRKQYRKRGSNTECFWKYCV; from the exons ATGGCCAGCGATGGAGGGTATATAAGTCCAAGACAGAAACAGGATGGACACATTGAGACGAGACCCTCCCGGCTAAAGTCGCGGAAGAAAGAGAGTTTGCGTGTGTCTGTACGTGTCGGCATGATGTGTAAACTCTTTCTGTCCTTCGCTTTGCTTCTCACCATCATCGAACCTCTGCTGGGGCATCCGCTGATCCATTCGGCAGAGATGACCTACGCCAGGCCTG AAGAGGAGCAGATGGTCAGTCCAGAAGACCTGAGTTACTCGGAGCAAGCGTATCTGTCCCAGGGCGGCGTGGGATTCGGTTACCCGTCCCTCATCACTGGAGACATCAGCAGTGATG GTCTCAGAACAGCTGGATTTGTCCCGAATAAAGCTGCAAAAGAA GTGTTGCTGGAAAAGCCGTTGTTGAGCCGTTTCCTGGGCAGCAGGAAGCAGTACCGCAAACGAGGCAGCAACACAGAGTGTTTCTGGAAATACTGTGTCTGA
- the uts2b gene encoding prepro-urotensin II-beta isoform X1, translating into MASDGGYISPRQKQDGHIETRPSRLKSRKKESLRVSVRVGMMCKLFLSFALLLTIIEPLLGHPLIHSAEMTYARPVLVEEEQMVSPEDLSYSEQAYLSQGGVGFGYPSLITGDISSDGLRTAGFVPNKAAKEVLLEKPLLSRFLGSRKQYRKRGSNTECFWKYCV; encoded by the exons ATGGCCAGCGATGGAGGGTATATAAGTCCAAGACAGAAACAGGATGGACACATTGAGACGAGACCCTCCCGGCTAAAGTCGCGGAAGAAAGAGAGTTTGCGTGTGTCTGTACGTGTCGGCATGATGTGTAAACTCTTTCTGTCCTTCGCTTTGCTTCTCACCATCATCGAACCTCTGCTGGGGCATCCGCTGATCCATTCGGCAGAGATGACCTACGCCAGGCCTG TTCTTGTAGAAGAGGAGCAGATGGTCAGTCCAGAAGACCTGAGTTACTCGGAGCAAGCGTATCTGTCCCAGGGCGGCGTGGGATTCGGTTACCCGTCCCTCATCACTGGAGACATCAGCAGTGATG GTCTCAGAACAGCTGGATTTGTCCCGAATAAAGCTGCAAAAGAA GTGTTGCTGGAAAAGCCGTTGTTGAGCCGTTTCCTGGGCAGCAGGAAGCAGTACCGCAAACGAGGCAGCAACACAGAGTGTTTCTGGAAATACTGTGTCTGA